A genomic stretch from Silurus meridionalis isolate SWU-2019-XX chromosome 1, ASM1480568v1, whole genome shotgun sequence includes:
- the LOC124394433 gene encoding uncharacterized protein LOC124394433 has translation MNVFFLQVAVFGLLSIEQKAQFILQPDTGVLENDLVIREVFSSMIASFDLNQLGMFFTNFSQTAKQMNLTSIPSAISDTILNITLLDLVPHFQHFSPEDFALWFHNYLSILLPGIGSNTLSIIPMTIGCESYREIVKGLDNVYRDLSATQSITVFNYIQDYLKYQSSQGLSCYGGGSFYMFLKQLFLSFGFPDLIDFLSLIPDDRQTELLSSISPEELGEFLNRPNTVVNGSQLCTLLDKYSRTNQYLEMEPVLSSVLASQTLECVWPRALSASTQADVEQWFNVILVHYLPYLRSQLISSTQLSGASCLSYRKLVSILGDNFNFSAADFSPADVYSSIKVYLRSGSKNNYIFLVSFF, from the exons atgaatgtttttttcctgcaggttgcAGTGTTTGGTTTACTGTCCATTGAGCAGAAGGCTCAGTTCATCTTGCAGCCGGATACAGGAGTGTTGGAAAATGACTTAGTGATTAGAGAGGTGTTTAGCAGTATGATCGCATCTTTTGATCTCAATCAACTTGGCATGTTCTTCACAAACTTCAGCCAGACTGCAAAACAA ATGAACCTCACTAGCATTCCTTCAGCAATTTCAGACACCATTCTGAACATAACACTCTTAGATCTGGTGCCTCACTTCCAACATTTCAGCCCAGAGGACTTTGCCCTGTGGTTCCATAATTACCTTTCCATCTTACTTCCTGGTATTGGTTCAAACACCCTGTCGATCATCCCCATGACCATCGGCTGTGAATCCTACAGAGAGAT AGTGAAAGGACTTGATAATGTGTACCGTGACCTCTCTGCAACACAGTCCATCACTGTTTTCAATTACATACAAGACTATCTCAAGTACCAGTCCAGCCaag GCCTGAGTTGCTATGGTGGTGGAAGCTTTTACATGTTCCTGAAACAGTTGTTCCTCAGTTTTGGATTCCCTGACCTAATAGACTTcctgtctcttatcccagatgACCGACAGACAGAG CTCTTGAGCTCCATCTCTCCAGAAGAACTTGGTGAGTTTCTGAACAGACCGAACACAGTTGTTAATGGTTCCCAGCTCTGCACACTACTTGACAAGTACAGTAGGACCAATCAGTACCTGGAGATG GAGCCTGTTTTGTCCTCAGTTCTGGCCAGCCAAacattggagtgtgtgtggcctCGTGCTCTCAGTGCCTCAACTCAGGCTGATGTAGAACAGTGGTTTAATGTTATACTGGTTCACTACCTGCCCTACCTCAGATCTCAGCTCATCAGCTCCACCCAGCTCAGTGGTGCCTCTTGTCTGTCATACAGGAAACT GGTGTCTATCCTGGGGGACAACTTTAATTTTTCTGCAGCTGATTTCTCCCCAGCTGATGTGTACAGCTCTATAAAAGTGTATCTGAGAAGTGGCAGTAAGAATAACtacatttttcttgtttcttttttctag
- the LOC124394494 gene encoding uncharacterized protein LOC124394494, with translation MLNLNSPQTFYISVLCCFAGLSCYGGGSFYMFLKQLFLSFGFPDLIDFLSLIPDDRQTELLSSISPEELGEFLNRPNTVVNGSQLCTLLDKYSRTNQYLEMEPVLSSVLASQTLECVWPRALSASTQADVEQWFNVILVHYLPYLRSQLISSTQLSGASCLSYRKLVSILGDNFNFSAADFSPADVYSSIKVYLRSGSKNNYIFLVSFF, from the exons ATGCTCAATCTGAATTCACCACAGACCTTTTACATCAGTGTCCTCTGTTGCTTCGCAGGCCTGAGTTGCTATGGTGGTGGAAGCTTTTACATGTTCCTGAAACAGTTGTTCCTCAGTTTTGGATTCCCTGACCTAATAGACTTcctgtctcttatcccagatgACCGACAGACAGAG CTCTTGAGCTCCATCTCTCCAGAAGAACTTGGTGAGTTTCTGAACAGACCGAACACAGTTGTTAATGGTTCCCAGCTCTGCACACTACTTGACAAGTACAGTAGGACCAATCAGTACCTGGAGATG GAGCCTGTTTTGTCCTCAGTTCTGGCCAGCCAAacattggagtgtgtgtggcctCGTGCTCTCAGTGCCTCAACTCAGGCTGATGTAGAACAGTGGTTTAATGTTATACTGGTTCACTACCTGCCCTACCTCAGATCTCAGCTCATCAGCTCCACCCAGCTCAGTGGTGCCTCTTGTCTGTCATACAGGAAACT GGTGTCTATCCTGGGGGACAACTTTAATTTTTCTGCAGCTGATTTCTCCCCAGCTGATGTGTACAGCTCTATAAAAGTGTATCTGAGAAGTGGCAGTAAGAATAACtacatttttcttgtttcttttttctag